The following proteins are encoded in a genomic region of Aerosakkonema funiforme FACHB-1375:
- a CDS encoding glycosyltransferase family 4 protein has translation MRITLVTPSLSCGGAERALVLVAEGLMKKGYDVSIVTIAGIERDFYQLSKGVNRLSLNIAANSPTPIHAVWNNLYRLWVLRKTIQSLQPEVVISFLDTTNILTLLALFNTKYPILVSEQNNPIAETQNLWSKLRRFTYPMAAKVVSVSDGVDAYFDWLPKNKRAVIYNPVQPIKDEPIKSDLPPGADPEKKWAIAIGRLTYQKGFDLLLPAFQKIADKYPDWQLLIFGEGELRRELEDLREKLGLTHQVLFPGLTANPIGMLKSAKLFVLSSRWEGLPAVLFEALSCGLPVVSMNCPSGPQEIIRDGIDGILVPNGDVSAFTSAMDRLMSDPEERARLASRASEAVDRFSLDKVVKKWELLIDEVLKEKAK, from the coding sequence ATGCGGATAACTTTAGTAACTCCATCCCTTTCTTGCGGCGGTGCTGAACGAGCCTTAGTTTTAGTGGCTGAAGGCTTGATGAAAAAAGGTTATGACGTTTCTATCGTCACAATCGCTGGAATCGAAAGGGATTTTTATCAACTGTCCAAGGGAGTCAATAGGCTATCTTTGAATATTGCCGCCAACTCTCCCACACCCATTCATGCGGTGTGGAATAACCTCTATCGTCTTTGGGTATTGAGAAAAACCATTCAATCGCTTCAGCCAGAGGTAGTAATCTCCTTCTTGGATACAACGAATATATTGACGCTGTTAGCGCTCTTCAATACCAAGTATCCCATCTTGGTGAGCGAACAGAATAATCCGATCGCGGAAACGCAAAATTTATGGAGTAAATTGCGGCGTTTTACTTATCCAATGGCGGCTAAAGTTGTGAGTGTCAGTGATGGAGTAGATGCTTATTTTGACTGGTTGCCTAAAAACAAAAGAGCGGTCATCTATAACCCAGTTCAACCTATTAAAGATGAGCCGATAAAGAGCGATTTACCTCCAGGAGCCGATCCAGAGAAAAAATGGGCGATCGCAATCGGGAGATTAACTTATCAAAAAGGTTTCGATCTTCTATTACCAGCATTCCAAAAAATTGCCGATAAATATCCAGATTGGCAATTACTGATCTTTGGAGAAGGAGAACTGCGGCGAGAACTAGAAGACTTGCGAGAAAAGTTAGGCTTAACTCATCAAGTTCTCTTTCCTGGATTAACTGCCAATCCGATTGGGATGTTAAAAAGTGCCAAACTCTTTGTTTTGTCTTCTCGTTGGGAAGGATTACCAGCAGTTTTGTTTGAAGCGCTCTCTTGTGGATTGCCAGTTGTTTCCATGAATTGCCCTAGCGGGCCACAAGAGATTATCCGCGATGGCATAGATGGAATTTTAGTTCCCAATGGAGATGTATCGGCATTTACTTCCGCAATGGATCGTTTGATGTCCGATCCAGAAGAGAGAGCCCGCTTAGCTTCCCGTGCTTCCGAAGCGGTCGATCGCTTTAGCTTAGATAAGGTAGTAAAAAAATGGGAATTGTTGATAGATGAAGTCCTAAAGGAAAAGGCCAAATGA
- a CDS encoding glycosyltransferase, with protein MSAASKMKPIAFFLPNLYGGGAERVAINLLKGMAEKDVPLDLVLADAEGPYLELVPKSVRMINLAAGRVLKAMLPLSRYLRENRPTALLSHMDHANVVALLARNLAGTKTRLVAVEHNTLSAAQSKFIRGRFVKPFMQLLYPSADAIVGVSKGVALDLEQQLRLPAGKVMTIYNPVVDRELLAKANAPVDHPWFQKDSLPVFLAVGRLSTQKDFSTLIQAFALFRKQAMARLLILGEGELRPELEDAIDKLGIAEDVSLPGFLPNPYAYMRHATAFILSSRWEGLPTVLIEAMACGCPVISTDCPSGPKEILEAGKYGPLVPIGDPVALSKVMLQSVANPPVNRELLIQKSMDFSFEKAVDNYLAILQQ; from the coding sequence ATGAGCGCAGCATCTAAAATGAAACCGATTGCTTTTTTTCTCCCTAATTTGTATGGGGGTGGGGCGGAACGGGTAGCGATTAATTTGTTGAAAGGGATGGCAGAAAAAGATGTGCCTTTGGATCTCGTGCTAGCTGATGCAGAAGGCCCATATTTGGAGCTAGTCCCAAAGTCAGTGCGGATGATTAACTTAGCAGCAGGACGAGTTTTAAAAGCTATGCTGCCTTTATCGCGTTACTTACGAGAAAACAGACCGACGGCGTTACTATCGCATATGGATCATGCCAACGTAGTGGCATTGTTGGCGAGAAATTTGGCTGGTACCAAAACTCGATTGGTAGCGGTAGAACACAATACTTTATCAGCTGCTCAATCCAAGTTTATACGCGGTAGGTTTGTCAAACCGTTTATGCAATTGCTTTATCCCAGTGCAGATGCGATCGTCGGAGTATCAAAAGGTGTAGCGCTGGATCTAGAACAGCAACTGCGTCTCCCCGCCGGGAAGGTAATGACTATCTACAATCCTGTTGTCGATCGCGAATTGCTCGCCAAAGCTAACGCTCCTGTCGATCATCCCTGGTTTCAAAAAGATTCTCTCCCTGTATTTTTAGCTGTAGGAAGATTATCGACCCAGAAAGACTTCTCCACTCTCATCCAAGCTTTTGCATTATTCAGAAAGCAAGCTATGGCTCGGTTACTAATTTTAGGCGAAGGAGAATTACGCCCAGAATTAGAGGACGCGATCGACAAACTAGGCATTGCTGAAGATGTTTCTCTGCCCGGTTTTCTACCCAATCCTTATGCTTATATGCGTCATGCTACCGCCTTTATTCTTTCCTCTCGTTGGGAAGGATTGCCCACAGTCTTGATTGAAGCGATGGCTTGCGGCTGTCCTGTGATTTCCACCGATTGCCCCAGTGGGCCAAAAGAAATTCTAGAAGCTGGCAAATATGGGCCTTTAGTACCAATTGGAGATCCAGTGGCCTTGTCTAAAGTGATGTTACAGAGCGTAGCAAATCCGCCAGTAAATCGAGAACTCTTAATTCAAAAATCGATGGATTTTTCCTTTGAAAAAGCTGTTGATAACTACCTCGCCATATTGCAGCAATGA
- a CDS encoding polysaccharide biosynthesis protein codes for MNRLFLNLLTGLKNRKFLICDLIIFLITPILALAIRLDDDFTVEPYKYGLLVATLMFLAVKITVFAQWGFYKHYWRYATIDELEHMVMLTVGATVLQTIVFKMLFYVSDLGVDRLPRSLPLLDGILSLLLVAASRFSIPALARLRQGRKKSYKGDRVLIVGAGSAGISLVQKMQHSPSLGIYPVAFIDDDPKKFNLNICRIPVLGDRYKIPEVVRSMHISKVIIAMPTVPGRDIREIVEICQSAGVGTSTLPPINEILNGDLKMNSVRDVQIEDLLRREPIQTEVDKISRLLKGKTVLITGGGGSIGSELCRQIFKCRPAEMILIGHGENSVFNIQQELQQLVEELKHNGEKQQEIPRITASIADIRFSSRLKYIFEKYRPEIIFHAAAHKHVPMMELNPPEAITNNVRGTKNLVDMALQYNAQHFVMISTDKAVNPTNIMGASKRIAEMMVLRAAQKTGRQFVVTRFGNVLGSRGSVVPTFKRQIAEGGPITITHPDITRFFMTIPEAVQLVLQAAVLGKGGEVFMFNMGQPVKILDLAKDLIRLSGYEVGKDIDIVFTGLRPGEKLYEELFIEGEKYDPTQHEKIMTVANAAGIVPEIVDFKVDALCAAADKNDTYSIVFLLKQLLPEYKPNRPADEPALEETSSNLSVNWRLLYEACRQMQLWQHESSNDAGITVDVNLTSEQFFQPDFAAQLRQIIQETNINPACLRLVIPEDALAQNPSFATIAYAQIKRLGVQLKLDNWDKLIPSLVSSLIALSPSPKMNDRESDEINHSESTGIKEVEIPMAEK; via the coding sequence ATGAATAGGCTATTTTTAAATTTGCTAACGGGATTAAAAAATCGGAAGTTTTTAATATGCGATCTAATAATTTTCTTAATTACGCCCATATTAGCGTTGGCAATTCGGTTAGATGATGATTTTACGGTTGAACCATACAAATATGGGTTGCTAGTAGCAACGCTGATGTTTTTAGCGGTAAAAATAACTGTATTTGCTCAGTGGGGCTTTTACAAGCATTACTGGCGCTATGCCACTATTGATGAGCTGGAGCATATGGTGATGCTTACAGTGGGGGCTACAGTATTGCAAACCATAGTTTTTAAGATGCTGTTTTATGTGAGCGATTTGGGGGTAGATAGGTTACCGAGATCGCTCCCCTTGCTGGACGGGATTCTCAGTTTGCTGTTAGTTGCGGCCAGCCGTTTCAGCATTCCCGCGCTCGCCAGACTCAGACAAGGACGTAAGAAATCTTACAAAGGAGATCGCGTCCTTATCGTTGGAGCGGGCAGCGCAGGCATATCCCTAGTGCAAAAAATGCAACATAGTCCCTCTCTGGGTATTTATCCAGTCGCGTTTATTGACGACGATCCCAAAAAATTCAACTTAAATATTTGCAGAATTCCTGTACTGGGCGATCGCTATAAAATTCCCGAAGTGGTGCGCTCTATGCACATCAGCAAAGTGATAATTGCTATGCCTACAGTTCCGGGTAGAGACATTCGGGAAATCGTAGAAATTTGTCAATCAGCGGGAGTTGGAACGAGTACGCTACCGCCCATCAATGAAATCCTCAATGGCGATCTCAAGATGAACAGCGTTCGGGATGTACAGATAGAGGATCTGTTGCGTCGCGAACCAATCCAAACCGAGGTAGATAAAATCTCTAGATTGCTAAAGGGTAAAACAGTTCTGATTACCGGAGGGGGAGGGTCGATCGGCAGCGAACTTTGTCGGCAAATTTTTAAATGTCGCCCTGCGGAAATGATCCTGATAGGACACGGAGAAAATTCCGTATTCAATATCCAACAAGAACTGCAACAGCTTGTGGAAGAATTAAAACACAATGGGGAAAAGCAACAAGAGATTCCTCGCATTACAGCATCGATCGCAGATATTCGATTTTCCTCGCGACTGAAGTACATTTTTGAGAAATACAGGCCAGAAATAATTTTTCACGCTGCGGCTCACAAGCACGTCCCCATGATGGAATTAAACCCGCCAGAAGCAATCACCAATAATGTGCGGGGTACAAAAAATCTGGTGGATATGGCATTGCAATACAATGCCCAACACTTTGTCATGATCTCCACAGACAAAGCCGTTAATCCCACTAATATTATGGGAGCTAGCAAGCGAATTGCCGAAATGATGGTACTGCGAGCCGCCCAAAAAACTGGCAGACAGTTTGTCGTGACTCGTTTTGGCAATGTCTTGGGTAGCAGGGGTAGCGTTGTGCCAACCTTTAAGCGGCAAATTGCGGAAGGTGGCCCGATTACAATTACCCATCCAGATATCACTCGTTTTTTCATGACAATTCCAGAAGCGGTGCAGCTGGTTTTGCAGGCGGCAGTCCTGGGTAAGGGTGGTGAAGTATTCATGTTCAATATGGGGCAACCAGTCAAGATCCTCGATTTGGCAAAAGATTTGATTCGCCTCTCCGGATATGAAGTAGGCAAAGACATTGATATCGTCTTTACGGGGTTGCGTCCGGGAGAAAAATTGTATGAAGAACTGTTTATCGAAGGTGAGAAGTATGACCCCACCCAACACGAAAAAATTATGACTGTTGCCAATGCCGCTGGTATAGTACCGGAAATTGTTGATTTTAAGGTGGATGCTTTATGCGCGGCAGCAGATAAAAACGATACCTATTCGATCGTCTTTTTGCTGAAGCAGTTATTACCGGAATACAAGCCGAATCGGCCAGCTGACGAGCCAGCGCTGGAAGAAACAAGCTCAAATCTCAGCGTTAACTGGCGGTTACTTTATGAAGCTTGCCGTCAGATGCAGCTTTGGCAGCATGAATCTTCTAATGATGCAGGGATAACAGTAGACGTTAACCTTACTAGCGAACAATTTTTCCAACCTGACTTCGCCGCTCAGTTACGCCAAATCATCCAGGAAACCAATATCAATCCTGCTTGTTTGAGACTGGTAATTCCCGAAGATGCCCTCGCTCAAAATCCCAGTTTTGCTACTATTGCCTATGCTCAAATAAAAAGGTTGGGCGTGCAATTAAAACTAGATAACTGGGATAAATTAATTCCTTCTTTAGTTTCGAGCTTAATCGCTTTGTCGCCATCACCCAAAATGAATGACCGCGAAAGCGATGAGATAAATCACAGTGAATCTACGGGTATAAAAGAAGTTGAAATACCGATGGCGGAAAAATAG
- a CDS encoding DUF4832 domain-containing protein — MLLTSCVSTLARNDSKKTISYESSLEDFTNPERGFFIAIDPVRNQDTSPLELSELRKIGSKNITLVRRIYLLSKFRNGIISQSFLEMISQDCETARKAGIKLIIRFSYNWVGGGDDAPRDTILSHIEQLTPILKANYDAIAYIEAGFIGYWGEWNRSSNGLDKNNEDRKAILFKLLSALPKERMVAIRYPRHKPEAFNNSKNLEDREAFNGSDRSRTGFHNDCFLASIDDKGTYRSTIPIIVDAQKKYLNIENLYVVQGGETCQPSEYDDCPNTLKELSRMRWSALNMDNPDAREIVKKWQTQGCLPEIKRKLGYRLRLAKTAMPDLVKAGNKLTMKLEIINDGWAGLYNPRTLEVILRNRQNRLEYYLPVKEDPRRWMPGTTQIVNIEGGIPKTMPPGVYEVLLNLPDPAPRLYNRPEYSIRFANKNVWSATTGYNSLLRNVIIAGSGESSNYSGELFFRVR; from the coding sequence ATGTTGCTGACATCATGCGTAAGCACTCTGGCTAGGAATGACTCTAAAAAAACTATATCCTATGAAAGCAGTCTGGAAGATTTTACCAATCCTGAAAGAGGATTTTTTATAGCAATCGATCCGGTTAGGAATCAAGATACTTCTCCATTAGAGCTATCCGAACTGCGAAAGATCGGAAGTAAAAATATAACCTTGGTTCGCCGGATTTACTTGCTTTCAAAATTCCGAAACGGAATCATATCGCAGTCTTTTTTGGAGATGATATCCCAAGACTGCGAAACCGCCAGAAAAGCGGGAATAAAATTGATTATCAGGTTCTCATATAATTGGGTGGGTGGAGGTGATGATGCTCCCAGAGATACCATCCTTTCTCATATTGAGCAGTTAACACCCATACTGAAAGCTAATTATGATGCGATCGCCTATATAGAAGCAGGTTTTATAGGCTACTGGGGGGAATGGAATAGGTCTTCAAATGGTTTGGACAAGAACAATGAAGATCGAAAAGCAATCCTGTTTAAACTTTTATCAGCGTTACCCAAAGAACGTATGGTAGCAATCAGGTATCCCCGCCATAAACCAGAAGCTTTTAATAATAGCAAGAATCTCGAAGATCGAGAAGCGTTTAATGGTAGCGATCGCTCTCGAACTGGTTTTCATAATGATTGTTTTTTGGCTAGTATTGATGATAAAGGTACTTATAGAAGTACTATACCTATCATTGTTGACGCCCAAAAAAAGTATTTAAATATAGAAAATCTATATGTAGTTCAGGGCGGCGAAACTTGCCAACCTAGTGAATACGATGATTGTCCCAACACTTTAAAAGAACTATCACGAATGCGCTGGAGCGCATTAAATATGGATAACCCAGATGCTAGAGAAATTGTCAAAAAATGGCAAACTCAAGGCTGTTTGCCAGAAATCAAACGCAAATTAGGATATCGGTTGCGACTGGCAAAAACAGCAATGCCCGATCTTGTAAAGGCTGGCAACAAATTGACAATGAAATTAGAAATTATTAATGATGGATGGGCTGGCCTATACAATCCTCGCACACTGGAAGTTATTTTGCGTAACCGTCAAAACCGCCTAGAGTATTATTTACCAGTAAAAGAAGATCCCCGCAGATGGATGCCCGGTACTACTCAAATCGTCAATATTGAAGGCGGTATTCCTAAAACTATGCCACCCGGAGTATATGAAGTATTATTAAATCTACCAGATCCCGCTCCCAGATTATACAATCGCCCAGAATATTCAATAAGATTTGCTAACAAAAATGTCTGGTCAGCAACAACAGGTTATAACTCTTTATTGCGAAATGTTATAATCGCTGGCAGTGGAGAATCGTCTAATTATTCAGGGGAACTATTTTTTAGGGTGCGCTAG
- the murJ gene encoding murein biosynthesis integral membrane protein MurJ, producing MKNGLYQKSLTFWNKLSSGSTNRKILAATLIVGVGLGFAKLISTFKELVVAWNFGTSDSLDAFLMAFVLPSFITNVVAGSFNAALIPTYIQVREKEGKEAAQKLFSGAIVWSCGLLAITTLIMLASAPFLLPKIASGFHPEKLDLTYKLLWALAPSIIFSGILTVWAAVLNAGERFALAAVAETLTPAMTILFMLLFHSWDVFSLACGLVAGQLLEMIVIGMALHKQQISLIPKWYGFDENLRQVIGQYAPMIAGAFLMSSCSLVDQSMAAMLAPGSVAALLYGKRLVLLPITIASTALSTAVIPYFSKMIAHQDWKSVEHTLGHYLRLIFGVTVPMTVLFIAVSEPLIHLLFQRGSFHASDTSLVSAIQICYALQIPFYIANILVVRLVSAMKMNHLLMQVSALNLVVNIACNYLFMEWMGIKGIALSTSVVYMFCFSFMLINGEIHLRKQKKLSKEINQQ from the coding sequence ATGAAAAATGGGCTATATCAAAAATCCCTTACCTTTTGGAATAAGTTAAGCAGCGGTTCTACAAATCGCAAAATTTTGGCAGCAACTTTAATAGTGGGAGTAGGATTAGGCTTTGCTAAATTAATATCTACTTTCAAGGAGTTAGTAGTTGCGTGGAACTTCGGAACTTCGGATAGTCTTGATGCCTTTTTAATGGCTTTTGTGCTACCTTCTTTTATCACCAATGTGGTGGCGGGTTCTTTTAATGCGGCTCTCATTCCTACCTACATTCAAGTGCGAGAAAAGGAAGGTAAAGAGGCAGCGCAAAAACTATTTTCTGGGGCGATTGTCTGGAGTTGTGGGCTGCTAGCAATCACCACGCTAATTATGCTGGCAAGTGCGCCCTTCCTTTTGCCAAAAATAGCGTCAGGATTCCATCCCGAAAAGTTAGACCTAACTTACAAACTGCTGTGGGCACTCGCACCTAGTATCATATTCAGCGGTATTCTGACTGTCTGGGCTGCCGTTTTGAACGCTGGAGAACGTTTTGCGTTAGCGGCTGTTGCGGAAACTCTTACCCCAGCTATGACTATCCTGTTTATGTTACTATTTCATTCTTGGGATGTTTTTTCCTTGGCTTGTGGTTTAGTGGCAGGGCAATTACTGGAAATGATCGTCATAGGAATGGCGCTGCACAAACAACAGATTTCATTAATACCCAAATGGTATGGATTTGATGAAAACCTGCGTCAAGTAATAGGCCAATACGCTCCGATGATTGCCGGAGCTTTTTTAATGTCTAGTTGTAGTTTAGTAGATCAATCAATGGCAGCAATGCTAGCACCTGGAAGCGTCGCCGCATTGCTTTATGGTAAGCGTCTCGTTCTTTTGCCAATTACTATAGCTTCCACTGCATTAAGCACAGCTGTGATTCCCTATTTTTCCAAAATGATCGCCCATCAAGATTGGAAAAGTGTAGAGCATACCCTTGGACATTACCTGCGGCTGATCTTTGGTGTAACTGTGCCAATGACGGTGTTATTCATCGCTGTGTCTGAGCCGCTCATACATCTGCTTTTCCAAAGAGGTTCTTTTCATGCTAGTGATACCAGTTTAGTATCGGCAATTCAAATTTGTTATGCTTTACAAATACCATTTTATATTGCCAACATTTTGGTGGTAAGATTAGTTTCGGCGATGAAGATGAATCACTTATTGATGCAAGTTTCGGCGCTGAATTTAGTCGTAAATATAGCTTGTAATTACCTGTTTATGGAGTGGATGGGAATCAAAGGCATTGCTTTGTCTACAAGTGTTGTCTATATGTTCTGCTTCTCATTCATGCTGATTAATGGGGAAATTCACCTGAGAAAGCAAAAGAAATTAAGCAAAGAAATAAATCAGCAATAA
- a CDS encoding oligosaccharide repeat unit polymerase: MELNMLAVTYMATIVFIFLMEFVRKKDTLFDFFSWFNVIFCLSYPFPAFLLEANFNQQAIEMIYDSRTRYTSNLQTTVAILLGYLCVMVGFYAKSATKYSKYFSIQQNKDGKIILCAIGLLLFACLSIQIYGSQYGGVLVALTQTNLIRAGVVESGPLVFFKQFIFTSFFASYLLAAIVFIRKPKKFRIILLVIFAFSVVVAFVAATLSSGRIPLINYFLGFYLVSVVYRGKLSLSITIPAMIGVFLFILYGKVLFFSLTAIPKGLDAVIETFTQAIQNDTSSGGGLYTLMSNFVYPVHSLDSAFKEVYEPSLFVDWIYGFMALIPSRILDGLFGIEVPPTTSDLNSEFVLEVRTTTIPPGVLAFSIYSMSWLGLIIFCFLYGWFGRYLQSILLRYIHNIYWMPFFYVLTLQVWTDYTPTGDPRLYLINYFWFLLSSTILLLGIGKISLTKSPKYQANKSGDRI; encoded by the coding sequence ATGGAACTGAATATGCTAGCTGTAACTTACATGGCTACGATCGTTTTTATATTTTTGATGGAATTTGTCCGTAAGAAAGACACTCTTTTTGATTTTTTCAGTTGGTTTAATGTGATTTTTTGTTTATCATATCCGTTCCCTGCATTTCTGTTGGAGGCTAATTTTAATCAGCAAGCTATAGAGATGATCTATGACTCTCGGACAAGATACACCAGCAATCTCCAAACTACGGTAGCTATATTGCTGGGATACTTATGCGTAATGGTAGGTTTTTATGCTAAGTCGGCAACTAAATATAGTAAATATTTCTCTATTCAGCAGAATAAAGATGGGAAAATTATCCTTTGTGCTATTGGCTTATTATTATTTGCTTGTTTATCAATACAGATCTACGGCTCCCAGTATGGTGGTGTATTGGTGGCTTTAACTCAAACAAACTTAATTAGGGCTGGGGTAGTAGAAAGTGGCCCGCTAGTCTTTTTTAAGCAATTTATTTTTACATCTTTTTTTGCCTCTTATTTATTAGCAGCTATTGTATTTATTAGAAAACCTAAAAAATTCAGAATAATTTTATTGGTAATATTTGCTTTTTCGGTAGTAGTTGCTTTTGTGGCAGCAACTTTATCATCTGGGCGGATTCCGCTAATCAATTACTTTTTGGGATTTTATTTAGTTTCTGTGGTATATAGAGGAAAATTATCCTTGAGCATTACCATACCGGCAATGATTGGTGTATTCTTATTCATTCTTTACGGCAAAGTACTTTTCTTTAGCTTAACTGCGATCCCAAAAGGTTTAGATGCTGTAATAGAAACCTTTACGCAAGCTATTCAAAATGACACCAGTAGTGGTGGTGGTTTATATACCTTGATGAGTAATTTTGTTTACCCAGTTCATTCCCTAGACTCAGCTTTTAAGGAAGTTTATGAGCCCAGCTTATTTGTTGATTGGATTTATGGTTTTATGGCTTTGATTCCCTCCCGTATTTTAGATGGACTCTTTGGGATAGAAGTACCTCCAACCACATCCGATTTGAATAGCGAATTTGTACTTGAAGTCCGTACAACTACTATTCCACCAGGCGTTCTTGCTTTTAGCATTTACAGTATGTCATGGTTAGGGCTGATTATTTTTTGCTTTCTCTATGGATGGTTTGGTCGCTATTTACAATCTATATTGTTGAGATACATTCACAATATATATTGGATGCCATTTTTCTACGTTCTCACGCTACAAGTTTGGACAGATTATACTCCCACAGGCGATCCGCGACTTTACCTAATTAACTACTTCTGGTTTTTGTTATCAAGTACAATATTACTGCTAGGCATAGGCAAAATATCTTTGACTAAATCACCGAAATATCAAGCAAATAAATCAGGAGATCGTATATGA
- a CDS encoding glycosyltransferase has translation MNAEKENSIEPINSRNKMVILYVITGLSTGGAEIMLYNLVSRINRDRFTPVVLSLMEPEIWGKRIEALGIPVYTVSMDAGKPTISALTKLLSLVNKIKPDLIQGWMYHGNLAGQVASLFYLAQIPVIWSIHHSIHSLESEKSMTVKIIKLGAYLSHIASKVAFVSQASKLQHEALGYSQKNSCVIPNGFDTSLFVPSPEAKLAVRTELGINQYSILIGMICRYHPMKDHANFLKAAACLLKTYPDVHFLLVGTEVDRHNQNLMQLMQELNLSDQIHLLGERTDIPRLTAGLDILTVASAYGEAFPLVVGEAMSCGIPCVVTDVGDSAWIVSHTGRVVPPRNSEALAHTWQELIQLSSAERENLGQAARNRIIESFSLEYVVSQYENMYAGSRSQKSSMVKN, from the coding sequence ATGAACGCCGAAAAAGAAAATTCGATCGAGCCTATTAATTCCCGCAACAAAATGGTGATACTATATGTCATCACTGGCCTTTCTACAGGGGGCGCAGAAATAATGCTCTATAATTTGGTATCCAGAATAAATCGCGATCGGTTTACTCCTGTTGTACTTTCTTTAATGGAACCAGAGATATGGGGGAAGCGAATTGAAGCATTAGGTATACCTGTCTATACTGTCAGTATGGATGCAGGCAAACCGACAATAAGTGCGCTGACAAAATTGTTAAGTTTGGTCAATAAAATTAAGCCGGATTTAATTCAAGGTTGGATGTATCATGGCAATCTAGCAGGACAAGTTGCCAGCCTGTTTTACTTAGCTCAAATCCCTGTCATCTGGAGTATCCATCATTCAATACATTCATTAGAATCCGAAAAAAGTATGACTGTAAAAATTATTAAACTAGGTGCTTATCTTTCCCATATAGCCAGTAAAGTTGCCTTTGTATCTCAGGCTAGTAAGCTTCAACATGAAGCATTAGGGTATTCCCAAAAAAATAGCTGCGTTATTCCCAATGGATTTGACACTTCCTTATTTGTGCCATCGCCAGAAGCTAAATTAGCTGTAAGAACAGAGCTAGGAATAAATCAATACTCCATCCTAATTGGGATGATTTGCCGCTATCATCCTATGAAGGATCACGCTAATTTTCTCAAAGCAGCAGCTTGCTTATTAAAGACATATCCAGATGTCCATTTTTTATTGGTGGGAACAGAAGTCGATCGCCATAATCAAAACTTAATGCAGTTGATGCAAGAACTAAACCTATCAGACCAAATTCATCTGCTGGGAGAGCGCACCGATATACCTCGCCTTACGGCTGGACTGGATATTCTAACTGTAGCTTCTGCTTATGGCGAAGCATTTCCCTTAGTCGTAGGAGAAGCGATGTCTTGTGGTATTCCTTGCGTAGTGACAGATGTGGGCGATTCCGCTTGGATTGTCAGTCATACTGGACGGGTTGTACCTCCCAGAAATTCAGAGGCGCTAGCTCATACTTGGCAAGAATTAATCCAGTTAAGTTCGGCAGAAAGAGAAAACTTAGGTCAAGCAGCTAGAAATAGAATTATTGAAAGCTTTTCTTTAGAATATGTGGTCAGTCAGTATGAGAATATGTATGCAGGGTCGCGCTCTCAAAAAAGCTCAATGGTTAAAAATTAA